CGGCCATCTCGTAGTGCTCGACCCGCTGGGCGCACGCGATCAGTGCGGCGTCGATCACGGACGGGTTGCCGTCTTCTTCGAGCACCTCTTTGCCTTCTTCGATCAGCCCCTCCATGGCTTTGCACTTCTTTCCCTTCGGGCTCACTTCGAGGGCGGTGAAGATCTGCTCCAAGCGCCCGATCTGGGTGCGGGTGACCTCCAGGTGCTCGGTGAACGCGGCCTTCAGTTCCGGAGCGGTCGCCTTCTTGGCCATCTTCGGCAGCGCCTTGAGGAGCTGATTTTCCGCGTTGTACAGGTCCTTCAACTCGTCCACGTACAAATCGTGCAGGGAATCCAGGGACATATCGTGCTCCGGGAGCGAATT
The Gemmata palustris DNA segment above includes these coding regions:
- a CDS encoding YciE/YciF ferroxidase family protein; the protein is MSLDSLHDLYVDELKDLYNAENQLLKALPKMAKKATAPELKAAFTEHLEVTRTQIGRLEQIFTALEVSPKGKKCKAMEGLIEEGKEVLEEDGNPSVIDAALIACAQRVEHYEMAGYGCVRTFAGLLGYSEAEVLLQETLDEEKEADEKLNELAETVINVEAQGAEDDEEGEDDTEEGEEEPEDPKPAPKGGKSAPKAGSKK